One segment of Cynocephalus volans isolate mCynVol1 chromosome 8, mCynVol1.pri, whole genome shotgun sequence DNA contains the following:
- the FNDC10 gene encoding fibronectin type III domain-containing protein 10 — translation MRAPPLPPLLLPLLLLAARAPPPRAAAAPTPPGWEPAADAPWCPYKELPEGAEAGGGRLCFRSPAHGFRCQAPACAAHASAGRSLRASVLRNRSVLLQWRLAPADARRVRAFALNCSWRGAYTRFPCQRVLLGAACRDYLVPAVHDSVRYRLCLQPLRAAAAAAAQEPGECVEFVAEPAGLQEIVVAMTAVGGSICVMLVVICLLVAYITENLMHPAFGRPGLRRQP, via the coding sequence ATGCGCGccccgccgctgccgccgctgctgctgccgctgctgctgctggccgccCGCGCGCCGCCGCCCCGCGCCGCGGCCGCCCCGACGCCGCCGGGCTGGGAGCCGGCCGCCGACGCGCCCTGGTGCCCCTACAAGGAGCTGCCCGAGGGCGCCGAGGCGGGCGGCGGGCGCTTGTGCTTCCGCAGCCCCGCGCACGGCTTCCGCTGCCAGGCGCCGGCCTGCGCGGCGCACGCCTCGGCCGGCCGCTCGCTGCGCGCCAGCGTCCTGCGCAACCGCAGTGTGCTCCTGCAGTGGCGCCTGGCGCCCGCCGACGCGCGCCGCGTGCGCGCCTTCGCGCTCAACTGCTCGTGGCGCGGCGCCTACACGCGCTTCCCGTGCCAGCGCGTGCTGCTCGGCGCCGCCTGCCGCGACTACCTGGTGCCCGCCGTGCACGACAGCGTGCGCTACCGCCTGTGCCTGCAGCCGctgcgcgccgccgccgccgccgccgcgcagGAGCCCGGCGAGTGCGTGGAGTTCGTCGCGGAGCCGGCCGGCCTGCAGGAGATCGTGGTGGCCATGACGGCGGTGGGCGGCTCCATCTGCGTCATGCTCGTGGTCATCTGCCTGCTGGTGGCCTACATCACCGAGAACCTCATGCACCCGGCCTTCGGGCGCCCCGGCCTGCGCCGGCAGCCCTGA